A DNA window from Porphyromonas gingivalis ATCC 33277 contains the following coding sequences:
- the alaS gene encoding alanine--tRNA ligase, with amino-acid sequence MLTSKEIRESFKTFFASKGHKIVPSAPMVIKGDPTLMFTNAGMNQFKDIILGNTEAKYTRVADSQKCLRVSGKHNDLEEVGHDTYHHTMFEMLGNWSFGDYFKKEAIEWAWEYLVTVLGLDPQRLYATVFEGSPEEGLDRDDEAASYWAQFLPEERIINGNKHDNFWEMGDTGPCGPCSEIHIDLRSDEERAQINGLELINKSHPQVIEIWNLVFMQYNRKADSSLTPLPHKVIDTGMGFERLCMALQGKTSNYDTDVFQPLIHALATMTGIGYGEDSASDIAMRVVADHIRTIAFAITDGQLPSNAKAGYVIRRILRRAVRYGYTFLHCREAFMYRLLPTLIDTMGDAYPELQAQRELISRVIKEEEESFLRTLETGIRLLEKKIADNKATGSTVLDGVAAFELYDTFGFPLDLTALILSENGMTVDESGFDTEMQKQKERARNAAAVEAGDWVVLREGESKFSGYDFTETETEILRYRQVKQKNKEYFQVVLLDTPFYAEMGGQVGDSGQLIDESGVAYDIFDTKRENNLSVHLMKKLPESTTDTFVARINQDKRRQAEANHTATHLLHEALREVLGTHVEQKGSFVSPEVLRFDFSHFGKMSPEEIRKVEELVSERIRADFQREEFRDVPIAEAQAMGAMALFGEKYGEEVRVLKYGSSVELCGGTHIPSTGMIGTFRIVTESSIASGVRRIEAVTGIGAERFIYEKEDILLAVKELFNNNPNLIKSIKKMLEEDASLKKQIADMKHERMLKFKKSLLEQDVRRRGIRLFLFQEIMEAETAKDIAFQIAGELQESFVLIAGTTEGGEKCALTVMLSKDLTEGGMDAAKLVRSAAKHIQGGGGGQPHFATAGGKNPKGLPAAIQQILTEAELTD; translated from the coding sequence ATGCTCACGTCAAAAGAAATCAGAGAGTCGTTCAAGACTTTTTTTGCCTCAAAAGGTCATAAAATCGTTCCCTCTGCCCCCATGGTGATCAAAGGCGACCCCACGCTCATGTTCACCAATGCCGGCATGAATCAGTTCAAGGATATCATACTCGGAAATACCGAGGCTAAATACACTCGTGTAGCAGACTCGCAGAAGTGTCTGCGTGTAAGCGGCAAGCACAACGACCTCGAAGAGGTAGGCCATGACACCTATCATCATACCATGTTCGAAATGCTCGGCAACTGGTCGTTCGGCGATTACTTCAAGAAAGAAGCCATCGAATGGGCTTGGGAATACTTGGTGACGGTGTTGGGTCTGGATCCTCAGCGTCTCTATGCTACCGTATTCGAAGGCAGCCCCGAAGAAGGCCTTGACCGCGACGACGAAGCGGCATCTTACTGGGCACAGTTTCTGCCTGAAGAACGAATCATCAACGGCAATAAGCATGACAACTTCTGGGAAATGGGCGATACCGGACCCTGCGGTCCCTGCTCGGAAATACATATCGACCTGCGTTCGGACGAAGAGCGTGCCCAAATAAACGGTTTGGAGCTGATCAATAAGAGCCATCCGCAGGTCATTGAGATATGGAACCTCGTCTTCATGCAATACAATCGGAAAGCCGATTCTTCCCTGACGCCTCTGCCACACAAGGTGATCGATACGGGCATGGGATTCGAGCGTCTGTGTATGGCCTTGCAGGGCAAGACTTCCAATTACGATACGGATGTCTTCCAGCCCCTTATCCATGCTTTGGCTACGATGACGGGAATCGGATATGGAGAGGATTCCGCCTCGGATATAGCCATGCGCGTAGTAGCCGACCACATCCGGACTATCGCCTTTGCCATCACGGATGGCCAATTACCCTCCAATGCCAAAGCCGGCTATGTCATTCGCCGTATCCTTCGCCGTGCGGTTCGCTATGGCTACACCTTCCTGCACTGCCGCGAAGCGTTCATGTACCGATTGCTGCCGACACTGATCGATACGATGGGCGATGCTTATCCCGAATTGCAAGCACAGCGCGAACTGATCAGCCGCGTGATCAAAGAAGAGGAAGAGAGCTTCCTGCGTACACTGGAAACGGGTATCCGCCTGCTGGAGAAAAAAATAGCCGACAATAAGGCTACCGGCTCCACCGTATTGGACGGTGTCGCTGCCTTCGAATTATACGATACGTTCGGATTTCCCCTCGACCTCACAGCCCTGATCCTATCGGAAAATGGGATGACGGTGGACGAATCAGGCTTCGACACGGAGATGCAGAAGCAAAAAGAGCGTGCCCGTAATGCCGCTGCCGTAGAAGCCGGTGACTGGGTAGTGCTGCGTGAGGGTGAATCCAAATTCTCAGGATACGACTTCACCGAAACGGAAACAGAGATCCTGCGCTACCGTCAGGTGAAACAAAAAAACAAGGAATACTTTCAGGTGGTACTCTTGGACACTCCTTTCTATGCAGAGATGGGTGGGCAAGTAGGCGACAGCGGTCAGCTGATCGACGAATCGGGTGTAGCCTATGATATATTCGACACCAAACGCGAAAACAATCTCTCGGTACACCTGATGAAGAAATTGCCCGAAAGCACGACAGACACCTTCGTGGCACGGATCAATCAGGACAAACGCCGCCAGGCAGAAGCCAACCATACGGCTACGCACTTGCTGCACGAAGCTCTGCGCGAAGTCCTCGGAACGCATGTGGAGCAGAAGGGTTCGTTCGTCAGCCCGGAGGTGCTTCGTTTCGACTTCTCCCACTTCGGCAAGATGTCTCCGGAGGAGATCCGCAAGGTGGAAGAATTGGTATCCGAGCGGATACGTGCCGACTTCCAACGGGAAGAGTTTCGCGATGTGCCGATTGCCGAAGCACAGGCTATGGGAGCCATGGCTCTCTTCGGAGAGAAGTATGGCGAAGAAGTGCGCGTACTCAAGTACGGCTCTTCGGTAGAGTTGTGCGGAGGTACACATATTCCCTCTACAGGCATGATCGGGACATTCCGTATCGTTACGGAAAGTTCGATAGCATCGGGGGTTCGTCGAATCGAAGCCGTAACGGGCATCGGTGCCGAACGTTTCATATACGAGAAAGAAGATATTCTGCTGGCTGTAAAGGAGCTGTTCAACAACAATCCGAACCTGATCAAGTCCATCAAGAAAATGCTCGAAGAGGATGCAAGTCTGAAAAAACAGATAGCGGACATGAAGCACGAGCGCATGCTGAAGTTCAAAAAGTCGCTTCTCGAGCAGGATGTTCGTCGCCGTGGTATCCGTCTTTTCCTCTTTCAGGAGATCATGGAGGCAGAGACGGCCAAGGATATAGCTTTCCAAATTGCCGGCGAACTGCAAGAGAGCTTCGTCCTCATAGCGGGAACGACCGAAGGTGGTGAAAAATGCGCGCTGACAGTGATGCTTTCGAAAGATCTCACGGAGGGAGGGATGGATGCAGCCAAACTGGTACGAAGTGCCGCCAAGCATATACAGGGCGGTGGTGGTGGACAGCCACACTTCGCTACGGCGGGTGGCAAGAATCCTAAAGGATTGCCTGCTGCCATTCAGCAGATACTGACCGAAGCAGAGCTAACGGACTGA
- the aroB gene encoding 3-dehydroquinate synthase, with translation MVIVGTDIIGRKLVPALSGMAYDRLFVLCDEAVATLHAERIAAIRALTAADDWYLLSGGETIKQWENCLPLWRWLSERGASRHSLLLNIGGGTITDLGGFVASVYKRGIRTVNLSTTLMGMVDASVGGKTGIDFEGVKNEIGTFHLPKAVFCDCAFLSTLPDRELLSGHAELVKHALLMGADEWKEVISFDPFGNNMEAWEEIVRHSVTFKESIVNRDLHESGLRSMLNLGHTVGHAVESFSYSLPGNVGLSHGHAVMIGLICELYYSVVAHSFPREILYSLVSWSKEYYSPFFFTCKQYPALTAFCMKDKKNLEGKIRLIPLKGIGLPAEPCEITEKMLHECFDFYRETLGG, from the coding sequence GTGGTCATCGTCGGAACAGATATTATCGGTCGTAAGCTGGTACCTGCACTGTCGGGTATGGCTTACGACCGATTGTTCGTTTTGTGCGACGAGGCAGTGGCAACGCTGCATGCAGAGCGAATTGCTGCGATCAGAGCACTAACGGCCGCGGATGATTGGTATTTGCTCTCCGGAGGGGAAACGATCAAACAGTGGGAAAACTGCCTGCCCCTATGGCGATGGCTGAGCGAAAGAGGTGCTTCGCGCCACTCTCTATTATTGAATATAGGAGGCGGTACGATTACGGACTTGGGCGGCTTTGTCGCTTCGGTCTATAAGCGAGGTATCCGGACGGTAAACCTCAGCACAACGCTAATGGGGATGGTAGATGCTTCGGTCGGAGGGAAAACAGGCATAGACTTCGAAGGCGTCAAAAACGAGATAGGCACTTTCCATCTGCCGAAAGCGGTCTTCTGTGACTGTGCTTTCCTGTCCACCCTACCCGACCGTGAACTGCTGTCGGGACATGCCGAATTGGTAAAGCACGCTCTTCTCATGGGAGCGGATGAATGGAAAGAAGTTATTTCTTTCGATCCGTTCGGTAATAATATGGAGGCATGGGAAGAGATCGTCCGGCATAGCGTAACTTTCAAGGAGTCGATAGTAAATCGGGACTTGCACGAATCCGGACTTAGAAGCATGCTCAATCTGGGACATACCGTCGGGCATGCGGTAGAGAGCTTTTCCTATAGCTTACCGGGAAATGTAGGCCTCTCGCATGGCCATGCGGTCATGATCGGCCTTATCTGCGAACTCTATTATTCGGTGGTGGCACATAGTTTCCCTCGAGAGATCCTCTACTCACTGGTCTCATGGTCCAAAGAATACTACTCACCCTTCTTTTTCACCTGTAAGCAATATCCGGCTCTGACGGCTTTTTGCATGAAGGACAAGAAGAATCTGGAAGGCAAAATCAGGCTCATTCCCCTCAAAGGGATAGGCTTACCGGCAGAACCATGTGAGATAACGGAGAAAATGTTGCACGAATGTTTCGATTTTTATCGCGAAACTCTTGGAGGGTAA
- a CDS encoding DNA alkylation repair protein → MDHSQLTAQAVTAHFESIGNPERAGQMQRFFKTAPGEYAEGDLFLGISVPDIRAYEKTHRPWRVEILALLLQQPYHEVRHLALIGMTELYRRARSEAVREGLLASYLSHTTMINNWDLVDVSAPGIVGEYVHAHPIEGNALLDRLADSCLLWEQRIAMVANWRLIRYGEYEATIRIAERLLHHPHDLIHKAVGWMLREMGKKQERLLLAFLDKHAATMPRTALRYAMEKLPSDLRSYYLTKGK, encoded by the coding sequence ATGGATCATAGCCAACTGACCGCCCAAGCAGTAACTGCGCATTTTGAAAGTATCGGTAATCCTGAGCGTGCCGGACAGATGCAGCGGTTTTTTAAGACTGCTCCGGGCGAATATGCTGAGGGAGACCTTTTCCTCGGAATATCCGTTCCCGACATTCGCGCTTATGAGAAGACACATAGGCCTTGGAGGGTGGAAATCCTCGCTCTTTTGCTGCAACAGCCTTATCACGAGGTGCGGCATCTCGCACTTATCGGCATGACCGAACTATACAGACGTGCTCGGTCGGAAGCAGTACGGGAGGGGCTATTAGCCTCCTATCTGAGCCATACGACTATGATCAATAACTGGGATTTGGTTGATGTATCCGCACCCGGAATAGTAGGCGAATATGTCCATGCTCATCCCATCGAGGGCAATGCCTTGCTGGATAGATTGGCCGATTCATGCTTGTTGTGGGAACAACGAATAGCGATGGTAGCCAATTGGCGACTGATCCGATACGGAGAGTACGAAGCTACCATTCGCATTGCCGAGCGATTGCTCCACCACCCACACGATCTCATTCATAAAGCAGTAGGCTGGATGCTGCGTGAGATGGGTAAAAAGCAAGAACGGCTCCTGCTTGCTTTCCTTGACAAACATGCCGCCACTATGCCACGGACAGCTCTCCGCTATGCCATGGAAAAGCTCCCGTCCGATCTGCGCTCTTACTACCTGACCAAAGGGAAATAA
- a CDS encoding lysophospholipid acyltransferase family protein — MNTIGRFLFLIYFCLIGAPLFLLLTILTALTTTVGCMLGGSRIFSYYPGMLWSRCTLFLFLCPIRVRGREHIPGKGPFVVMANHQGACDIFMMYGYLGIPFKWVLKEGIRKLPFVGYACRSAGFVFVDDTRPSSIAHTMDQAKRVLAEGTSIFIFPEGSRTRNGRLARFKKGGFLMADELGVPIIPVSLDGSYRVLPSGKLIPRPHRLTLTIHPPLSVADFGERPLCISEAVRETSRRIASVLPEEMAATQSK, encoded by the coding sequence ATGAATACTATCGGACGCTTTCTTTTTCTCATCTATTTCTGCCTGATCGGCGCCCCTCTTTTCCTCCTGCTCACTATATTGACAGCACTGACTACCACTGTAGGCTGCATGCTGGGAGGCAGTAGAATATTCAGTTATTATCCCGGGATGTTGTGGTCGCGATGTACGCTATTCCTCTTTTTGTGCCCCATTCGAGTCAGAGGGCGAGAGCATATCCCGGGTAAAGGGCCTTTCGTCGTTATGGCCAATCACCAAGGCGCTTGCGATATTTTCATGATGTACGGCTATCTCGGTATTCCTTTCAAATGGGTATTGAAAGAAGGTATTCGCAAATTACCCTTCGTAGGCTATGCATGCCGGTCGGCCGGATTCGTATTTGTCGATGATACTCGCCCTTCCTCTATTGCTCACACTATGGATCAGGCCAAGCGTGTTTTGGCGGAAGGTACTTCCATTTTTATTTTCCCGGAGGGTAGTCGTACTCGCAACGGCCGGCTGGCTCGCTTTAAAAAGGGTGGCTTCCTGATGGCGGACGAATTGGGTGTACCCATTATTCCCGTTTCGTTGGATGGCTCGTATCGCGTGCTTCCCTCAGGGAAACTCATCCCACGCCCTCATCGCTTGACGCTGACGATCCATCCACCTCTGTCCGTTGCAGATTTTGGAGAGAGACCGTTATGTATATCCGAGGCGGTGCGGGAAACAAGCCGACGAATTGCTTCGGTGCTACCGGAAGAAATGGCTGCAACCCAATCGAAGTAG
- a CDS encoding ABC transporter permease, protein MKIDFFLAGRLFRGGGKEGKGIAPIVRLSVIGIMLSLMVMLITVSIAGGFKQNIRSLVYGYTGHLCIAPVAGTSDHFNAPVGMLEAITSVEGVDRVVPTIEMTGVAKTDSAFAGILLMGDNSLRTRNPLFGQTVSGNYPSFSSADTVPNPILLPQVTADKLHLKIGDKLRIYFAGTERMRLRAFTVAGVYSGGKMDMPVGLVSADVLRRVGGLGTDDVSRLLIYASDPDETDLVVTRVFDRLSETLYVGEQRLTINTATELNPMIMDWLSALDTNVAILLTLMGLVGGFTMIAGLIVLVMDKTQFIGMLKALGCGERLLRRIFLYLAMMLVGRGMIWGNVLALILCLLQQHFRWLRLLDPDIYYMDYVPVQVDWLVWILVNLGTLLVTFLMLLAPSHIISRISPVKALRFE, encoded by the coding sequence ATGAAGATCGATTTCTTTTTGGCCGGACGGCTCTTTAGGGGCGGAGGGAAAGAGGGGAAAGGAATAGCCCCTATTGTTCGTCTCTCTGTGATCGGTATCATGCTCAGCTTGATGGTCATGCTCATTACCGTGTCGATAGCCGGTGGCTTCAAACAAAATATCCGCAGTCTGGTATACGGCTATACGGGACATCTTTGCATTGCCCCCGTGGCCGGAACTTCAGATCATTTCAATGCTCCGGTCGGGATGCTTGAAGCTATAACCTCTGTCGAAGGTGTGGACCGGGTAGTGCCCACGATCGAAATGACAGGTGTTGCCAAGACAGACAGTGCTTTTGCCGGTATTCTACTGATGGGGGACAATTCACTCCGAACTCGCAATCCGCTCTTCGGTCAAACCGTTTCGGGAAATTATCCGAGCTTTAGTTCTGCCGATACGGTACCCAATCCTATTCTTCTGCCACAAGTTACTGCCGACAAACTTCATCTCAAGATCGGCGATAAGCTCCGCATCTATTTCGCCGGTACGGAACGAATGCGTTTGCGCGCATTCACAGTTGCAGGAGTTTATAGCGGAGGCAAAATGGATATGCCTGTTGGCTTGGTCTCTGCTGATGTACTCCGCCGAGTGGGTGGGTTGGGTACTGATGACGTTAGCCGTTTACTCATTTATGCCTCTGATCCGGACGAAACAGATCTCGTTGTGACGCGAGTGTTCGATCGCCTTTCGGAAACACTCTACGTCGGAGAACAACGACTGACCATCAATACGGCTACAGAACTGAATCCGATGATTATGGATTGGCTCTCTGCCTTGGACACCAATGTTGCTATCCTGCTGACACTGATGGGATTGGTCGGAGGCTTCACGATGATAGCCGGTCTGATTGTTTTGGTCATGGACAAAACGCAGTTTATCGGCATGCTCAAAGCTTTAGGCTGTGGTGAACGGTTGCTTCGCCGCATATTCCTCTATCTGGCTATGATGCTCGTTGGTCGTGGTATGATCTGGGGCAATGTTTTGGCTCTTATACTCTGCCTCCTGCAGCAACATTTCCGTTGGTTGCGTCTCCTCGATCCTGATATTTACTACATGGACTATGTGCCTGTTCAAGTGGACTGGCTCGTATGGATTCTCGTTAATTTGGGTACCCTCCTCGTTACCTTCTTGATGCTCCTTGCTCCATCGCATATTATTTCGAGAATTTCCCCCGTCAAAGCCCTTCGCTTCGAGTAA
- the ligA gene encoding NAD-dependent DNA ligase LigA: protein MEKIVPPAVRIEELRRILREHEYRYYVLSSPTIDDFEYDAMMKQLEELEREYPEWDSPDSPTHRVGSDKTEGFASVRHDRPMLSLSNTYNYDEIGDFYRRVSEGLQGAPFEIVAELKFDGLSISLIYEDGMLVRAVTRGDGIMGDDVTANVRTIRSVPLRLRGDDYPRMLEVRGEILLPFKEFDRINAQREAEGEPLFANPRNAASGTIKQLDPHIVAGRNLDAYFYYLYSDEPLAENHYDRLMQARQWGFKVSDAVTLCCSKEDVYAFIDRFDTERLTLPVATDGIVLKVNAPAQQDLLGFTAKSPRWAIAYKYQAERVRTRLQHVSYQVGRTGAVTPVANLDPVLISGTVVRRASLHNADFIAEKDLHEGDFVYVEKGGEIIPKIVGVDTDARSIDGRPIVFTVLCPDCATPLVREQGEAAYYCPNAEGCPQQQKGRLEHYCGRKAADINIGPETIELLYSRNMIRNVADFYALTEEQLLTLPGFKKRAAAKLLDSIEASKARPYQAILFGLGIRFVGETVAKKLAAVYPSIDALAAATSEELVQIDEIGERIAAAVLHFFSLRQNRELIERLRLAGVSLEAETVSVPVSARLAGKTVVISGTFEKYSRDEYKAMVEDNGGRMAGSVSSKTSFILAGSDMGPSKREKAEKLGVRLMSEEEFLRLIEE from the coding sequence ATGGAAAAGATAGTTCCCCCTGCTGTCCGAATAGAAGAGCTGCGCCGCATTCTGCGTGAGCACGAATACAGGTATTACGTTCTCTCATCTCCGACTATCGATGACTTCGAGTATGACGCCATGATGAAGCAGCTTGAGGAGCTGGAACGGGAATACCCCGAATGGGATAGTCCTGACTCGCCTACGCATCGTGTCGGAAGCGACAAAACGGAAGGATTCGCTTCCGTTCGCCACGACAGACCGATGCTTTCCCTCAGCAATACATATAATTACGATGAGATTGGAGATTTTTATCGTCGCGTGTCCGAAGGACTTCAAGGCGCACCTTTCGAAATCGTTGCAGAGCTGAAATTCGACGGACTTTCCATTTCGCTTATCTACGAAGATGGTATGCTGGTGCGTGCCGTTACCAGAGGCGATGGAATAATGGGAGATGATGTAACGGCTAATGTCCGTACCATCCGATCTGTCCCTTTGCGACTAAGAGGCGATGATTATCCCCGTATGTTGGAAGTTCGTGGAGAGATATTGCTCCCGTTCAAGGAATTCGATCGGATCAATGCCCAACGGGAGGCCGAAGGGGAGCCTCTATTTGCCAATCCGCGCAATGCCGCTTCCGGTACCATTAAGCAGCTCGACCCCCATATCGTAGCCGGACGAAACTTGGATGCTTATTTCTACTATCTATATAGTGATGAGCCTTTGGCAGAGAATCATTACGACCGACTGATGCAGGCGCGTCAGTGGGGTTTCAAAGTCTCTGATGCCGTCACACTGTGCTGTAGTAAGGAGGATGTATATGCCTTTATCGATCGTTTCGATACCGAGCGCCTGACATTGCCCGTAGCTACTGATGGTATTGTCCTCAAGGTAAATGCTCCGGCTCAGCAGGATTTGCTTGGCTTTACGGCCAAAAGCCCACGTTGGGCTATTGCCTATAAGTATCAGGCCGAGCGAGTACGTACTCGTCTGCAGCATGTAAGCTATCAAGTAGGGCGTACGGGGGCGGTCACACCTGTGGCCAATCTCGACCCAGTACTGATATCCGGTACGGTCGTGAGACGCGCCAGCCTGCATAATGCTGATTTTATTGCGGAGAAAGACCTTCACGAGGGAGACTTTGTCTATGTGGAAAAGGGTGGAGAGATCATTCCCAAGATAGTGGGTGTGGATACGGATGCACGCAGTATCGATGGCAGACCTATAGTTTTTACAGTGCTCTGTCCAGACTGTGCTACACCATTGGTACGCGAACAGGGAGAAGCTGCCTATTATTGCCCGAATGCCGAGGGCTGCCCACAGCAGCAGAAAGGACGGCTCGAACACTATTGCGGACGCAAGGCGGCAGACATCAATATCGGCCCGGAGACGATCGAATTGCTTTATAGCCGCAATATGATTCGTAACGTTGCTGACTTTTATGCCCTTACGGAAGAGCAGCTACTCACTCTGCCCGGCTTCAAAAAACGGGCTGCTGCCAAACTTTTGGACAGTATCGAAGCCTCCAAAGCCCGTCCGTATCAGGCCATTTTGTTCGGATTAGGTATTCGCTTTGTCGGAGAAACCGTAGCCAAGAAACTTGCTGCGGTCTATCCTTCTATCGATGCCCTGGCCGCTGCTACGAGCGAGGAATTAGTACAGATAGACGAGATCGGGGAAAGAATAGCTGCTGCTGTACTTCATTTTTTCAGCCTTCGGCAGAACAGGGAGTTGATCGAACGACTTCGTTTGGCCGGTGTATCGTTGGAAGCTGAGACGGTTTCCGTGCCGGTTTCTGCTCGTTTAGCCGGAAAAACGGTTGTTATCAGTGGTACATTTGAAAAGTATAGTCGTGATGAGTACAAAGCTATGGTAGAGGACAATGGCGGACGTATGGCCGGATCGGTTTCGTCCAAGACCTCTTTCATTCTTGCCGGATCGGATATGGGGCCGAGTAAGAGAGAGAAAGCAGAGAAGCTCGGTGTGCGGCTGATGAGTGAAGAGGAATTTCTCCGTCTGATAGAAGAATAG
- a CDS encoding GNAT family N-acetyltransferase, with protein MTDLFSSEQVRLRALEPEDLDFLYLWENDAELRESGNMLVPIGRNRLREYIKKSSEGLMELGMMRLVICLSDDDKPIGAIDLYEYDAFHRRVAVGLFVIPEYRRLGIAVESLRKISHYVLDYLRLHQIIAYVLEDNKPSRMLFEAAGFEHTATLRQWMWHAGDYSDVLLYQLWKR; from the coding sequence ATGACCGACCTTTTCTCTTCAGAGCAAGTACGGCTCCGAGCCCTTGAACCGGAAGATTTGGACTTTCTCTACCTATGGGAAAATGATGCCGAATTGCGTGAGAGTGGCAATATGCTGGTACCTATCGGACGCAATCGGCTGAGAGAATATATCAAAAAGAGTTCTGAGGGTTTGATGGAGTTGGGCATGATGCGTCTTGTCATCTGCTTGTCGGATGACGATAAGCCTATCGGTGCGATAGATCTGTATGAGTACGATGCCTTTCATCGACGTGTAGCCGTAGGGTTATTCGTTATTCCCGAATACCGTCGGCTGGGAATAGCCGTCGAGTCTCTCCGCAAGATATCCCATTATGTTTTAGACTATTTACGCTTGCATCAGATCATCGCCTATGTGCTGGAAGATAACAAGCCGAGCCGGATGCTGTTCGAAGCTGCCGGCTTCGAGCATACAGCCACCCTCCGCCAATGGATGTGGCATGCCGGCGATTATTCTGATGTTTTGCTTTATCAGTTATGGAAAAGATAG
- the recR gene encoding recombination mediator RecR, whose protein sequence is MIQKYPSRLLEKAIDQFATLPGVGRKTALRLALYLLRQPVENTRQFAAALVDLREHISYCRRCHNISDSGVCTICADPTRDQSTLCVVENIRDVMAIENTSQYRGLYHVLGGVISPMDGIGPGDLQIDSLVHRVASEQIHEVILALSTTMEGDTTNFFLFRKLESTGVRVSVIARGIAIGDEIEYADEITLGRSILNRTDFSDSVKF, encoded by the coding sequence ATGATACAGAAATATCCTTCGCGTCTGCTTGAGAAGGCGATAGACCAATTTGCTACATTGCCGGGTGTAGGGCGCAAGACAGCCCTGCGCCTGGCTTTGTACTTATTGCGCCAACCTGTGGAAAATACCCGTCAATTTGCAGCAGCCCTTGTAGATCTTCGGGAACATATTTCCTATTGCAGGCGCTGTCATAATATCAGTGATTCCGGTGTTTGTACTATCTGTGCAGACCCCACTCGGGATCAGAGTACACTCTGCGTAGTAGAGAATATCCGTGACGTTATGGCTATCGAGAATACCTCACAGTATCGAGGCTTGTATCATGTACTCGGTGGAGTCATATCTCCCATGGATGGGATCGGCCCGGGCGATTTGCAAATAGATTCTTTGGTGCATCGAGTAGCTTCTGAGCAGATTCATGAGGTTATATTGGCTTTGAGTACGACGATGGAGGGCGATACTACCAACTTTTTCCTCTTTCGCAAGTTGGAGTCTACCGGCGTTCGGGTCAGTGTAATTGCTCGAGGCATTGCTATAGGCGATGAGATCGAATATGCCGATGAGATTACCCTCGGTCGTTCTATTCTCAATCGTACCGATTTCTCCGACTCAGTCAAATTCTGA